The genomic window AGCCATACTTCTTATAGAAGCCCAGCGGCTCAGACATGATGATTGGGGTTGCACAGGTAATCGGAATAAACCCAATCTTCAGCTCCTTCTTCTCCAGCCCATCAACGGACACTGGCTCACCGGCCACATCGCCCGCCGGTGGCTTACTGTCACCACAGCTAGCTAGCGCGACTAACGCTGCACCAACAGCCATATTCCGCAGGAACTCCCGCCGACTCGCACCACCGCTGCGAATCGAATCGCCGAAAAATGTCCCGGCCTTGGGACCAAACGCGGCGGCAAACGCATTCTCTAAACCACCGGCTTGGCGACATAGCTCGAGAATCAACTTCTCCCGGCTCGGATCGCCTCGCCCGACGGTTTTCAAAAAGAGCGTTTTACGCAGCTCATAGGCGTTAACGGTATCCGCGGCCCGCAGCTGGTTCTCTTTGTAGAGCCCCATCTTCACTAGGTCATCTACCATGTCCACCGGATCTTGGGGCATGGTCTGCATGAATTCCCAATGGTCACGGGTAAAGTGTTGGCCACCACAGACCACGCATTTCAGCTCTAAATCGGTCAATTCTCCCCGATCACAGTTCAAATTTCCCCAGCGTTGATCGGTCGAAGTTGATGATGCATAAACCATAGATTTGGTCCAACTGAACGCGACTACAGGTATCTTTTCCGCAACGTACCTTTAACAAAACCGAAATAAAAAAAGACTATTTTTCTTACTTGTCTTTTCTTGACTTGCTTGCTTTTCTGATTTGCTTCTAAGAGCAATCTACCAAAGCTATATCCAAACCACATTGGATGTTTTTTTGAACTTGGTAGGACTTTCTTTCGGAGTTATTTATGATGCTTAAAATTCATGCCGAATCGGTTAGATTCGCTACAGATTGCTGCCGCCACACCTGAGGAGACATCCCATTCAATTGGCGAAATTGTCGCGTAAAATACCCCGCATCGCTATAACCGGCAGCCTCCGAAATTTGCCGCACGGACTGCGTGGTATTGAGCAACAAATTCCGGGCATGGGCCATCCGTCGTTCAATAATCCACCGCTTCACACTGCGCCCGGTTTGCGACTGCACCAAATTCGTCAGATAGGCCGGCGAATAGCCCGCGGCCTGGGCCACATCGCTCAAATTAATCGGCTGGCAGTAGTTGGCCTCAATATAGTGAAATACTGCTTCGAGATTCGGCGAGTCGGGGAAAAATCCCCCTGGCAAAGATTCATCGGGCGACGACGGCTCAAGCGGTAGTGAATCAGGTAAATGCGACTCAAGTGGATGTGGCGCAGCCACTTGCCCGTATAAGCGCGATAGCTCCTCATGCCGCTTCAATCGCGAATGAATCGCCGCCAGAAATTGCTCCACCGTACAAGGTTTAGTCAAATAATCATCGGCACCCAACTCCATGCCACGACGCAAATCGGCCATCGTCACCTTCGCGGTCAGAAAGATCAAAGGAATCGAGGCCGTACCGGGCGATCGTCGAAGTGCGGCCAGCACCGAATAACCATCCATATCCGGCATCATAATGTCACAGACAATCAAGTCAGGATGCTGACTTTGGGCCAACCGCATCCCCGATAGGCCATTGCTCGCACCAAACGCCTGAAATCCCTCAAACTCCAAACATTTCAGAAAAATCCGCCGAGTTTGCACCTCATCTTCAACAACTAGGACCTTTCTCATGACGACTCCAAAAATACGGATCGCAAACACAATTCAGCCGCAAATAATTTGCATCAGCTTTGCATCAGCGTTGTCAGTAAAAAACTTCCATCAAACAAAAAAGTCCGCGTTCAATGCCGGGTATCAGATACTTTTTATGCTTTGTCTCCTTCCATTAAGTAAGCTTTTAAACCAACTGTGTGGTGTAGTGGAATACAGTT from Romeriopsis navalis LEGE 11480 includes these protein-coding regions:
- a CDS encoding response regulator transcription factor; translation: MRKVLVVEDEVQTRRIFLKCLEFEGFQAFGASNGLSGMRLAQSQHPDLIVCDIMMPDMDGYSVLAALRRSPGTASIPLIFLTAKVTMADLRRGMELGADDYLTKPCTVEQFLAAIHSRLKRHEELSRLYGQVAAPHPLESHLPDSLPLEPSSPDESLPGGFFPDSPNLEAVFHYIEANYCQPINLSDVAQAAGYSPAYLTNLVQSQTGRSVKRWIIERRMAHARNLLLNTTQSVRQISEAAGYSDAGYFTRQFRQLNGMSPQVWRQQSVANLTDSA